One part of the Desulfofundulus luciae genome encodes these proteins:
- a CDS encoding transposase — protein sequence MGLQENEPFFGYKVHATATEEGFVTAVKVTPGNEAEAPQLPELVEETSRRGLRPRRLTADKGYDYPNIHEYLQERNIRPYIPERASAKKETGFTYDGEKDCMVCPQGKVSIGKTEHQNGGYIYYFSKKDCQKCPLKQGCLGEGSTHKRVYRSESPLKKVRAKCLKVAMRVRKGIERVFGHAKTWHKMARVRYRGIKRVALQVFLTFMVTNAKKAVLVG from the coding sequence CTGGGGCTTCAAGAGAATGAGCCCTTTTTTGGTTACAAGGTGCACGCTACGGCCACCGAGGAAGGTTTCGTGACGGCGGTAAAGGTTACCCCTGGCAATGAGGCTGAAGCACCCCAGTTGCCCGAACTAGTGGAAGAGACCTCAAGAAGGGGCTTACGACCACGCCGTCTGACTGCCGACAAGGGCTATGATTACCCGAACATCCATGAATACCTCCAGGAAAGGAATATCAGGCCTTATATTCCGGAAAGGGCGTCCGCTAAGAAGGAAACTGGCTTCACTTATGATGGTGAAAAGGACTGCATGGTCTGCCCCCAGGGTAAGGTTTCCATTGGTAAGACTGAGCACCAAAATGGCGGCTACATCTACTACTTTTCCAAGAAGGACTGCCAGAAGTGTCCTTTAAAGCAGGGTTGCCTTGGCGAAGGGAGCACTCATAAAAGGGTCTACCGCAGCGAATCACCGCTCAAAAAGGTACGCGCCAAATGTCTAAAAGTAGCCATGAGGGTGAGGAAAGGGATAGAAAGGGTTTTCGGCCATGCCAAGACCTGGCATAAGATGGCCCGCGTCCGCTATCGTGGGATAAAGCGCGTGGCTCTACAGGTCTTTTTGACTTTTATGGTAACAAATGCTAAGAAGGCAGTGCTGGTAGGGTAA